In the genome of Schistocerca piceifrons isolate TAMUIC-IGC-003096 chromosome X, iqSchPice1.1, whole genome shotgun sequence, one region contains:
- the LOC124722418 gene encoding uncharacterized protein LOC124722418, translated as MDLFSFLLSIFVFTAVLKEPTTNSGNFTTVVPGYELPDRQYENVAVFSQVSKASLTVDNTLVSADMGDFTEQYDELDLTKETTVIQTTNTLRSEVETVEHIQMYDTDTFVAGMGHLKQGYDEYSVTTQQAEMGTLTPQSEGNTTVGNDTSVLHMENMPLCESTNVLILTTIMIILLGAALIIASIWRMWSYYFRFLSVEYNIKYTVQYSNGEFLTVEYHDTVTV; from the exons ATGGATTTATTCTCTTTTTTGCTAAGTATTTTTG TTTTTACAGCTGTACTTAAGGAACCTACCACAAATTCTGGGAATTTCACAACCGTCGTTCCTGGATATGAGCTGCCTGATCGTCAATATGA gaatgttgcagtcttcagtcaaGTATCGAAAGCATCATTGACTGTAGATAATACCCTAGTATCTGCTGACATGGGGGACTTCACTGAACAGTATGATGAACTTGATTTGACCAAGGAGACTACAGTTATTCAGACCACTAACACACTGAGATCTGAAGTGGAAACTGTGGAGCATATCCAAATGTATGACACAGACACATTTGTTGCTGGAATGGGACACCTCAAACAAGGTTATGATGAGTACAGTGTGACAACACAACAAGCTGAAATGGGCACACTTACCCCTCAATCAGAGGGCAATACAACAGTAGGAAATGACACATCAGTATTACATATGGAAAACATGCCGTTGTGTGAATCTACCAATGTTCTCATATTAACCACAATCATGATAATATTACTCGGTGCTGCTCTAATCATAGCATCTATCTGGAGAATGTGGAGCTACTATTTTAGATTCCTCTCTGTTGAGTATAATATTAAATACACAGTGCAGTATAGTAATGGAGAATTCCTTACTGTCGAATATCATGATACAGTTACTGTTTAG